The DNA sequence ATCGAATTCAGAATCGGTTTCTTCGATCTGACGACGGATTTGACCCACGCGTTTTTCAACGGCTTCTTTGTGGTCTCCACCCGCAACCAGAGTGGTTTTGTCTTTGGAGATGCGAACCTGACGGACAAAGCCCAGCATTTCAACGCTGATATTGTCGAGTTTCAGACCCAGATCTTCGCTGATGACTTGGCCACCGGTCAGAATAGCGATGTCTTCGAGCATGGCTTTGCGGCGATCACCGAAGCCAGGAGCTTTGACAGCAACGCTGTTGAGAACACCACGCAGTTTGTTGACCACGAGGGTTGCCATGGCTTCACCTTCAACGTCTTCAGCAATGATCACCAAAGGACGGCCTGAGCGAGCAACCTTTTCTAGAACAGGAACGAGGTCAGCTACAGCGCTGATTTTGCGATCGGTCAGCAAAACATGGGCTTCTTCATAGACGGCTTCCATCTTTTCAGAATCGGTCACCATATAAGCTGAGATATAGCCTTTGTCGAACTGCATGCCTTCAACCACATCCAGTTCAGTAGACATCCCTTTAGATTCTTCAACGGTGATAACGCCATCTTTGCCAACAGCTTCCATGGCTTCTGCAATCAGATTGCCAACGGTCAGATCGTTGCCAGCAGAAATGGTAGCTACTTGACCAATCGCGGTTTTGCCTTCGATGGGGGTAGATACATTGTGAATTTCTTCAACAGCCAGAGCGACTGCTTTTTCGATGCCGCGTTTGACCAGAATGGGGTTTGCACCTGCGGTTACGTTTTTCAGACCTTCGCGGATCATGGCTTGTGCCAGAACAGCAGAGGTGGTGGTTCCGTCACCCGCAACATCGTTGGTTTTGCTACAAACTTCTTTAACCAGTTGGGCACCGGTATTTTCAATCGGATCTTCGAGTTCGATTTCTTTGGCAATCGTGACACCGTCATTGATGATTTGGGGAGCGCCAAATTTCTTTTCGAGTACAACGTTGCGGCCACGGGGTCCGAGGGTTACTTTTACGGTATCGGCCACCGCATTTACACCACGCTCAAGGGCGTGACGTGCATCTTCACTATAAACAATTTGCTTTGCCATCTTAATTTATTCCTCCTGATTATCTTTCAACAATTGCGAGAATATCTTTTTCAGAGATAATCAGATATTCTTCACCCTGAGCTTTGACTTCTGTGCCACCGTACTTAGCGAAAATGACACGGTCACCTTCACGAACTTCCATGGCTGAGCGTTTGCCGTCTTCCAGCAATTTGCCGGGGCCTACAGCCAGAACTTCAGCTTCTTGGGGTTTTTCTTTAGCGGTCTGGGGCAACAAAATGCCACCACTGGTTTTTTCTTCACCTTCGATTACTTTTACCACCACCCGGTCACCCAGGGGCTTCAGAAATGTCTTTGCCATGTGTGTCTAAGACCTCCATTTGAGTTTGGCATATCGGAGAATTTATTCTTTAGCACTCATTAACATAGAGTGCTGATATATGTATTCATGATGATCGATTCTTTCAGGACTGTCAAGAGAATTTTGAGTTCAAAAGCAAAAAAATTATCACTCGCACAGTAAGAGCGCTAATTAAAATTCAAATAAAAAGAGGGGCTGTTGAAAACAGCCCCTCTTCCTGGGTTGGTTTTAGTGGTGTTCGGCGACAACCGCTCCGATATAAGATGCTGTCAACATAGAGAAGATAAAGGCTTGGATAAATCCAACCAAAACTTCCAGGGTCATCATGGGTAAAACGACCACGCTGGTGACGATCAGGGGAGCGGTTAAGAAGAGCAGAATCCCCATCACGATTTCGCCTCCGATGATGTTTCCGAATAAACGGAAAGTCAGTGAAAGAGGACGGGTCAAATCTTCCATCATATTGAGCGGGAAGAGAAACCACATGGGTTGAAAATAATGCTTGAAATGGGCCAGGCCTTTTTTACGAATGCCAAAATACCAATAGGAAATAACAGAGATGACTGCAATAGCGCCATTTGTATTTACATCATTGGTGGGAGAGGCAATTTCAAAACCATGGGGAGTGCCAAAGAGTTCAAGCACGCGCCAGGGCAAAAGACCCAGCCAGTTTGAACAGAGCACAAACAAGAAAATGGTGCCGATCAAAGGCACATAGCGATAGGTGTCTTTGTGAACCTGTGAAGAGACGATGCTGTTCGCCAGATCGACTACAGATTCAAAGAAAACCTGTTTTTTCTCGGGTTTTTTGCTGAGTTTGCGCGTGCCCATAAAGGCCAGCGCAATCAGAATGGCCATGACCAACCAACTGCCCATCAGGGTATCCAAATGGACTTTGGCTGGACCGATCTGAAGATTGTAGTGGCTGGGAGGATGATAAGAAGAACTTGCTTCATGGTGTTCTTCTGCTCCGCCATGTTCTTCTGGGGTGCCATGTTCTGTATTTGAAGCATTATGTGTTTCTTCGGCACTGTGCTCGGTCGTCATGGTGACGCTGCCGTGCTCCGTGTCGGAGGGCTTACCGTGAGTTTCATTACTGCT is a window from the bacterium (Candidatus Blackallbacteria) CG13_big_fil_rev_8_21_14_2_50_49_14 genome containing:
- the groL gene encoding chaperonin GroEL; translation: MAKQIVYSEDARHALERGVNAVADTVKVTLGPRGRNVVLEKKFGAPQIINDGVTIAKEIELEDPIENTGAQLVKEVCSKTNDVAGDGTTTSAVLAQAMIREGLKNVTAGANPILVKRGIEKAVALAVEEIHNVSTPIEGKTAIGQVATISAGNDLTVGNLIAEAMEAVGKDGVITVEESKGMSTELDVVEGMQFDKGYISAYMVTDSEKMEAVYEEAHVLLTDRKISAVADLVPVLEKVARSGRPLVIIAEDVEGEAMATLVVNKLRGVLNSVAVKAPGFGDRRKAMLEDIAILTGGQVISEDLGLKLDNISVEMLGFVRQVRISKDKTTLVAGGDHKEAVEKRVGQIRRQIEETDSEFDREKLQERLAKLSGGVAVIQVGAATETELKDRKLRIEDALSATKAAVEEGIVAGGGTTLLQIAKHLNEYAIKNEQTLSSDEKVGFNIVMKALEAPLRQIAENAGEEGAVIAQNVRAAEQGVGYNALDRRYENMIQAGIVDPAKVARAAIQNAASIAAMLLTTEALVVEKLDKKAGGGAGMDMGGMGGMGGMGGMM
- the atpB gene encoding ATP synthase F0 subunit A, producing MQPAFATEHHQAEESHGTVSSTEHSAVEEHSTSSTEQGTVSSTEHSSNETHGKPSDTEHGSVTMTTEHSAEETHNASNTEHGTPEEHGGAEEHHEASSSYHPPSHYNLQIGPAKVHLDTLMGSWLVMAILIALAFMGTRKLSKKPEKKQVFFESVVDLANSIVSSQVHKDTYRYVPLIGTIFLFVLCSNWLGLLPWRVLELFGTPHGFEIASPTNDVNTNGAIAVISVISYWYFGIRKKGLAHFKHYFQPMWFLFPLNMMEDLTRPLSLTFRLFGNIIGGEIVMGILLFLTAPLIVTSVVVLPMMTLEVLVGFIQAFIFSMLTASYIGAVVAEHH
- a CDS encoding co-chaperone GroES, which encodes MAKTFLKPLGDRVVVKVIEGEEKTSGGILLPQTAKEKPQEAEVLAVGPGKLLEDGKRSAMEVREGDRVIFAKYGGTEVKAQGEEYLIISEKDILAIVER